In Acinetobacter pittii, one genomic interval encodes:
- a CDS encoding SGNH/GDSL hydrolase family protein, with the protein MWLKLSTVALLPVLFVQGTKVRKNTPRLLEASGEREGIVGKGKPLSLLILGDSAAAGVGVETQKDALSGAIISELQNQYSIRWKLHAKTGDTTKQVFQAVQHLEQQSYDVVVTSIGVNDVTKLTSASSWIKQQKQLFQYIQARFQPKLIIVSGVPPMQHFPALSNPLAWLFGKYAEKMNQTLDKWLESQNQFRFIQYDIESFQAMNLPMASDGFHPSKEIYAIWGQQVAALVRQSFNS; encoded by the coding sequence ATGTGGTTAAAGCTTTCAACTGTTGCATTGTTGCCTGTCCTTTTTGTGCAGGGAACAAAGGTTCGTAAGAATACACCACGCTTGCTAGAAGCCAGTGGTGAAAGAGAAGGCATAGTGGGTAAGGGAAAACCCTTATCATTACTTATTTTGGGAGATTCTGCTGCTGCAGGTGTTGGAGTTGAAACCCAAAAAGATGCTTTATCTGGTGCTATTATTTCTGAATTGCAGAATCAATATTCAATACGCTGGAAACTACATGCAAAAACAGGTGATACAACCAAGCAAGTTTTCCAAGCGGTACAGCATTTAGAGCAACAGAGTTACGATGTGGTTGTTACATCGATCGGGGTTAATGATGTCACCAAACTTACCTCAGCAAGTTCATGGATAAAACAACAAAAACAATTATTTCAATATATACAGGCACGTTTTCAGCCTAAACTCATTATTGTGTCTGGTGTTCCGCCAATGCAACATTTTCCAGCTTTATCCAATCCATTGGCTTGGTTGTTTGGAAAATATGCGGAAAAAATGAATCAGACACTAGATAAATGGTTAGAATCACAAAACCAATTTAGATTCATTCAATATGATATTGAGAGTTTTCAAGCGATGAATTTGCCTATGGCAAGTGATGGCTTTCATCCGAGTAAAGAAATTTATGCAATTTGGGGACAGCAGGTTGCAGCATTAGTGCGGCAATCATTTAACTCATAA
- the pyrG gene encoding CTP synthase, with amino-acid sequence MTHFIFVTGGVVSSLGKGISAASVAALLEARGLKVTMVKMDPYINVDPGTMSPFQHGEVFVTEDGAETDLDLGYYERFLRRAKMTKLNNFTSGRVYQDVLNKERRGDYLGGTVQVIPHITDNIKERVLRAGEGYDVAIVEIGGTVGDIESLPFMESVRQLMVELGHKRTMLMHLTLLPYIKSAAELKTKPTQHSVKELLSIGIQPDILICRTEYDVDADTKRKIALFTNVEARAVVVCKDAKTIYQIPRGFYEQNVDDLICERFGFNDLPEADLTDWDNVVEALLNPEYTVRVAMVGKYVELPDAYKSVNEALLHAGIKNRVKVQIDYVNAEELESQDVSILQTADAILVPGGFGERGTEGKMKAIQYARENKIPFLGICLGMQLAVIEYARHVAAMPEASSTEFNRSTKYPLIGLITEWLDERGELQQRSLESDLGGTMRLGAQKSELVEGTKTREVYGKAEITERHRHRYEMNNRFIESIEQAGMKISGYSSAQHLVETVEIPEHPWFIAVQFHPEFTSSPRDGHPLFASFIDAAKTQHQKSK; translated from the coding sequence ATGACCCATTTTATTTTTGTCACTGGTGGTGTAGTTTCATCGCTAGGTAAAGGTATTTCTGCTGCTTCAGTTGCTGCACTTTTGGAAGCCCGTGGCTTAAAAGTCACAATGGTTAAAATGGATCCCTACATTAATGTCGATCCAGGGACAATGAGCCCTTTCCAACATGGTGAAGTTTTTGTCACAGAGGATGGTGCCGAAACTGATCTAGACTTGGGTTATTACGAACGTTTCTTACGTCGTGCGAAAATGACCAAACTTAATAACTTTACCAGTGGTCGTGTATATCAGGACGTTTTAAACAAAGAACGTCGTGGTGACTATCTTGGTGGTACAGTTCAAGTTATCCCACATATTACTGACAATATTAAAGAACGCGTACTTCGCGCAGGTGAAGGCTACGATGTTGCTATCGTAGAAATTGGCGGTACGGTAGGTGATATCGAATCATTACCGTTTATGGAGTCAGTTCGTCAGTTAATGGTTGAGCTTGGTCATAAAAGAACCATGCTTATGCATTTAACTTTGTTGCCATATATCAAATCTGCAGCAGAGCTTAAGACAAAACCAACTCAACACTCTGTAAAAGAGTTGCTTTCAATTGGTATTCAGCCAGATATTCTTATCTGCCGTACTGAATATGATGTTGATGCAGACACGAAACGTAAAATTGCTCTATTCACTAATGTAGAAGCACGTGCTGTTGTGGTATGTAAAGATGCAAAAACCATCTATCAAATTCCACGTGGTTTCTATGAGCAAAATGTAGATGACCTTATTTGTGAACGTTTTGGTTTCAATGATTTACCAGAAGCTGACCTAACTGATTGGGATAATGTAGTAGAAGCATTACTAAATCCAGAATACACGGTACGTGTAGCAATGGTTGGTAAATATGTTGAATTACCAGATGCTTATAAATCTGTGAATGAAGCATTATTACATGCTGGTATCAAAAATCGAGTGAAAGTACAGATTGACTATGTCAATGCTGAAGAACTTGAAAGCCAAGATGTTTCTATTTTGCAAACAGCTGATGCAATCTTAGTCCCAGGTGGCTTTGGTGAACGTGGTACTGAAGGCAAAATGAAAGCTATCCAATACGCACGTGAAAACAAAATCCCATTTTTGGGTATTTGTTTAGGTATGCAATTGGCTGTAATCGAATATGCCCGTCATGTTGCTGCTATGCCAGAAGCATCTTCTACTGAGTTCAACCGTTCTACAAAATATCCATTGATTGGTTTAATTACTGAATGGTTAGATGAGCGCGGTGAATTACAACAACGTAGCCTTGAGTCTGACTTAGGTGGAACAATGCGTTTAGGTGCACAAAAATCAGAATTGGTTGAAGGCACAAAAACACGTGAAGTCTACGGTAAAGCTGAAATTACTGAGCGTCATCGTCACCGTTATGAAATGAATAACCGTTTCATCGAGTCGATTGAACAAGCTGGTATGAAGATTTCAGGTTACTCTTCAGCACAACATTTAGTTGAAACTGTAGAAATTCCTGAACATCCTTGGTTTATTGCTGTACAATTCCACCCGGAATTTACAAGTTCACCACGCGATGGACATCCATTATTTGCTAGTTTTATTGACGCTGCAAAAACACAGCATCAAAAAAGTAAATAA
- a CDS encoding nuclear transport factor 2 family protein gives MVLETTKQSLEKWHQMVQAGNLSDLNDLLADDVVFRSPVAYKPYEGKQVVFFILTNVIQVFENFTYHREFYTEDGENVVLEFSANVSGKSLKGIDMIRFNNEGKIIDFEVMIRPMSGLAALAEQMGIRIAKFQPQ, from the coding sequence ATGGTACTTGAAACTACAAAACAGTCTTTAGAAAAATGGCATCAAATGGTTCAAGCCGGTAATTTATCAGATCTAAATGATTTGCTGGCAGATGATGTAGTTTTTCGCTCACCAGTTGCTTACAAACCTTATGAAGGAAAACAGGTTGTTTTCTTCATTCTTACCAATGTCATCCAAGTGTTCGAAAACTTTACCTATCATCGGGAGTTCTATACAGAAGATGGTGAAAATGTAGTACTTGAGTTTAGTGCCAATGTCAGTGGAAAATCATTAAAAGGTATTGATATGATCCGTTTTAATAACGAGGGCAAGATTATTGATTTTGAAGTAATGATCCGTCCAATGAGTGGCTTAGCAGCATTGGCTGAACAAATGGGTATAAGAATTGCCAAGTTTCAACCCCAATAA
- a CDS encoding metal-dependent hydrolase yields MNTVLNRVPASFPVRRMDYNFENTPRYWCNNEPTFTHYFTGLSTLFPEGESYFVRSVRALRAKAKSNEILDREISAFIGQEAMHSKEHHAFHVSAQQYGLDPQSLEKVTGIVLKTIEKVFSKKWNLLVTVGLEHYTAVLVVSMMESVNELMTDSTIRNLWLWHSIEETEHKTVAFDLYQHLYGSGLSAYLPRITVFTLSLFLITGFSTIYQFILMKRDHQLLNFKSWRKFFSFASKQYRALTPKFFDYYRFDFHPNQTDEKDLVASTKIKIGLKDPNLLLS; encoded by the coding sequence ATGAATACTGTATTAAACCGTGTGCCTGCCTCGTTTCCGGTCCGTCGTATGGACTATAATTTTGAAAATACACCTCGTTATTGGTGTAATAACGAACCAACTTTCACCCACTATTTTACGGGTTTATCTACGTTGTTTCCTGAAGGTGAATCATATTTCGTTCGCTCTGTTCGAGCTTTACGCGCAAAAGCAAAGTCGAATGAAATCTTAGATCGTGAAATCAGTGCTTTTATTGGCCAAGAAGCTATGCACTCTAAAGAACATCATGCTTTTCATGTAAGTGCACAGCAATATGGCTTAGATCCTCAATCTTTAGAAAAAGTAACTGGCATCGTTTTAAAAACGATTGAAAAAGTTTTTAGTAAAAAATGGAATTTGCTTGTAACCGTAGGTCTAGAACACTACACAGCAGTACTCGTGGTTAGCATGATGGAATCTGTTAATGAGTTAATGACCGACTCAACTATACGTAATTTGTGGCTATGGCACAGTATTGAAGAAACAGAACATAAAACTGTTGCCTTTGATCTCTATCAACATTTATATGGAAGCGGCTTAAGCGCCTACCTTCCGCGCATTACAGTTTTTACTTTAAGTTTATTTTTAATTACGGGCTTTTCAACAATTTATCAATTTATTTTAATGAAGCGAGATCATCAGCTTCTCAATTTTAAATCTTGGCGTAAGTTCTTTAGTTTTGCTAGTAAACAATATAGAGCATTGACCCCTAAATTTTTTGATTATTATCGCTTTGATTTTCATCCTAATCAGACAGACGAAAAAGACCTCGTTGCCAGCACGAAAATCAAAATTGGACTAAAAGATCCCAATTTACTTTTATCTTGA
- a CDS encoding internalin: MANKKLLICAAIAAGLLLTACVKKETPKEEEQEKVETAVSEPKPAEPAKFESLESVQTEEAQTQEPPQVEVHREETANTTTEIRRETRPAQPDQGSQTTVSEQPKVEPKPKPEPKPEPKPEPKPEPKAEPKPEKIQSKPAKPAEPSQTEDDAVAAAIAAATPALKN; encoded by the coding sequence ATGGCAAATAAAAAACTTTTAATCTGTGCTGCAATTGCTGCTGGACTATTGTTAACCGCATGTGTCAAAAAAGAAACACCCAAAGAAGAAGAGCAAGAAAAGGTTGAAACTGCTGTTTCAGAACCTAAACCTGCTGAACCTGCAAAATTTGAGTCTTTAGAAAGTGTGCAAACTGAAGAAGCTCAAACTCAGGAACCACCGCAAGTTGAAGTTCACCGTGAAGAAACAGCGAATACGACAACTGAAATTCGCCGTGAAACTCGCCCTGCCCAACCTGATCAAGGTTCACAAACAACAGTTTCTGAGCAACCTAAAGTAGAGCCGAAACCAAAACCTGAACCTAAGCCTGAGCCAAAACCTGAACCTAAGCCTGAGCCAAAAGCAGAGCCAAAACCTGAAAAGATTCAGTCAAAACCAGCTAAGCCTGCTGAACCATCTCAAACTGAAGATGATGCTGTTGCCGCTGCAATTGCTGCTGCTACTCCAGCGCTTAAAAACTAA
- a CDS encoding YheT family hydrolase — MGISTLNKIKAFGSELFDSVLGAEQPKIYYDPNGKIKDILDKLPQLKQKYRPTPWLSNNHVHLLYFDIIRKKTIKLEYDRIDQLTMKDGGVTAIAWYGYDLPADTPTVVIMHTITGTPESMRELVKDIHHYTGWRIALCLRRGHAGLPMPVPQISLFGSTSDLKEQLAHIQNLFPKSDLYAVGSSAGTGLLVRYLGEQGADTPFKAAFAMCPGYNTEIGFKNVHPFYSKMMTKKLFKYFIHPYQTTWNQLSSIEKVLATTSLEEFEKEYFEMAGFEDYQSYCQAINPIYVFENVKIPLMILNAEDDPVCSIKNLEPYKETIQQMSNIAVITTKKGSHCGFYEGWKSTSWAAKLISNYFMVEHKQ, encoded by the coding sequence ATGGGCATATCTACTTTAAATAAAATTAAAGCTTTCGGTTCGGAATTGTTTGATTCAGTATTAGGTGCTGAACAACCAAAAATCTATTATGATCCAAATGGGAAAATAAAAGATATTCTAGATAAATTGCCCCAGCTCAAGCAAAAATATCGTCCTACACCGTGGTTAAGCAATAATCATGTTCATCTTTTGTACTTTGATATTATTAGAAAAAAAACCATTAAACTTGAATATGATCGAATTGATCAGCTCACCATGAAAGATGGTGGCGTAACTGCCATCGCGTGGTATGGGTATGATCTCCCTGCAGATACTCCAACAGTTGTTATTATGCATACCATTACGGGAACTCCTGAAAGTATGCGTGAACTTGTGAAAGATATACATCATTATACGGGTTGGAGAATAGCGCTATGCTTACGCCGTGGGCATGCTGGTTTACCTATGCCTGTACCACAGATCTCTCTTTTTGGGTCAACGAGCGATCTTAAAGAGCAACTTGCACATATCCAAAACCTGTTTCCAAAATCAGATTTATACGCCGTAGGTTCCTCTGCGGGAACAGGGTTATTGGTTCGTTATTTGGGTGAGCAAGGCGCAGATACACCATTTAAAGCTGCTTTTGCAATGTGTCCAGGCTACAACACGGAGATTGGCTTTAAGAATGTTCATCCGTTTTATAGCAAAATGATGACCAAAAAGTTATTTAAATATTTTATTCATCCTTATCAAACTACATGGAACCAACTTTCTTCTATAGAGAAAGTTCTAGCGACCACAAGTCTAGAAGAATTTGAAAAAGAATATTTTGAAATGGCTGGCTTTGAGGATTATCAAAGTTATTGCCAAGCTATTAATCCAATTTATGTATTTGAGAATGTCAAAATTCCATTGATGATTCTTAATGCTGAGGATGATCCGGTCTGTTCTATTAAAAATTTGGAGCCTTATAAAGAAACGATTCAGCAAATGAGTAATATTGCGGTAATCACTACAAAAAAAGGAAGTCATTGTGGCTTCTATGAAGGTTGGAAAAGTACTTCATGGGCTGCCAAATTAATATCAAATTATTTTATGGTCGAACATAAGCAATAA